In the genome of Pseudanabaena mucicola str. Chao 1806, the window AATTTGAAAAGGACTGCTGGCAGGTAAACTATTCGTAGGCTTGGGAACAAAGGTGTCGGCGAGATCACCCATTGCCCAGAACACAAAATTGTTATCTAACGTGCCACGGGTGGCGACATTGGTATTGGCAATTGACCAAGTGACTACGGATTTATCACCAATTTGTTTTTGTTTTAACTCAACGCCTTTGGGTAATAGTCCACTCGAAGACTGAGCCGCTTTATCAATTTTGTTGAGGGCAGTTTGGGCAGCATTCTGATCACTCGCTTGAGCGATCGCCACAAAACCAAATCCAGGACTAACGAGGATACCTTGATTGTTAGGAATTGCGGCGATCGCAAATTCTCCATTCATCCATTTGAGAATATCTTGATCGAGATCTAACTTCGTCGCATCTTTAACTCCTTTACGAATCTGATCTATCAATTGAGATGAACTCGCATTTCCTTTGGCTTGGGTAACTAGTGACTGCCAAGATTGATAGAGATTCACGCCCGAAACTAATAAAAAAGTTTCCTGTGGCAAAAGATTGAGAACTTTCGCTTCGTTATTAGCCAAAGGAATGGAATTATCATTCTTGAGATAAGTATTAATCTCAAAGCGCAAGCCTTCCTTTTGTGTGCCACCAGTGAGGGTCATCGCATCTAATTCGCGTCGAGACTGGATGATCGCAGACTCATTTAAATTCAGCTTTGCTTGAGAACCAATAAATTCAAGTGCTACTTCTCCATCAAGATAAACTTGTAGTAACGGTTCAACAATTTTAGTCTGATTTGCCGAACCGTAGATTTCAGCAAAAATCGGTTTCTTGGCTAGGGAAGGATAATTGCCTTTGTAAGTATCGATTGCCTGTTGAATTAATTTTGGACTTGTCGCGATCGCTACATACTGCCCACCAATATCTGCCGTGACCACACTATTGTTAGGATCACGGGTTGGGGATTCGTAATAGGTAAAATCTTTGTATTGCTTGGGGGTAAACCTTGCCCCTTGTTGGGTCAAAGCTTCTCGATATTTTGATAAAAAGGCTTCGGACTTACCGCGATCGCGAGTCGGGGCAATCACTAGAGTTGCGGCAGGAGCTTGGGGCTGGGTCGCATTAGGAACAAGCGCAGTCATAATATAGCCCTCTAGCCAAGGCTGGACATCACGGCTATATTCGGTCTTGCTTTGTACCAATAAAGAATTTAGAGGTGACTTGGTAATTCCTTCACCCAGTAGCTTTTGAGAAGCAGGTGTACCAAACTGTGCCAACTTATTCCAAGGCTCAGATTTGGTGTTAAAAGCCATCACTACCTGCGCTTCTTGGGGGATCACTGCTGCCGCTCCTAAAATCCCTTTCGTTGCTTGCGATCGCTGAGCAAAATAGAAATAGGCTCCCCCTGCTCCTGCGGAAACAACAGCAGCTCCGATGCCAAGATAAATCAGCGTCGATTGTTTTTTTTGTGCAGATTTGTTGATTCTAGATGACTTCGACATTGGTATGGGATAGACCTAAAAGTTGCAAGATATTAAAATAGAATAGAGCCAAGTCTCCATCAAGATACTACAGAATTGGGTACAGGCGATCTAAATTTTGCCCGAGAACGCAACCCTTACATTATCTATCTGATAAGAGAAAGCCCCCCTGTAGCTTCCCTGCTTAGCTAGATTCAAGATATATATCATCTATGTTCCACGTTACATCACTAATTAACTCAAAGGATTCGACTTCGCACTGCTATCGGTTTATGGGTAGCTGAGCGAAGTCGAATCTACTCACATCTCATTTGCTATATAACCTTAAAGTAGTACAGAGAATTTTTTGAGATTTAAACGAAACTGCACTTTCAAAGATTTCTCTCAATTTTTAATTTAGTGCAACGTGCTATAGACAATAATTTATACATTAAAAAACTGTTATAGCCTGCAAGGTAAAGCTTTAGACTTCTAATTTCGTAGTTTATTGTTATATTCTTTATGTTGATTATTAATATTAAGGAATTAATTTGCCAACAATTAATTTTTTACTCAGTTACTGATGTTACGTGGAAGTTTCTAAGACCCTCACCCCTAGCCCCTCTCCCATTAAGGGAGAGGGGAACAAGAAATTAGTCTAGCTCCCCCTCTCCCTTGATGGGAGAGGGGGCAGGGGGGGGTGAGGGTGATATTTGTTCCACGTAACATCAGTCAGTTAGTGAAAATTTTGCGATCAATTTATCTTGCACATTTTAGATTAAAAATCGACTTTTCGATCCTTCTCACTAGAAAAATTAATTTCTAAGACGCATGGATGACCAATGAATACAGATAACTTAGAGTTTTATAGTCTTGTTGAACAATTACGGGGCTATGGACGAAAACAATTTACTGGCAAACTAGAGCTTCACAGTATTAAAGGATATAAATGGAGTATTTACTATTGCCATGGCAGATTGGTATGGGCTTCTGGAGGTGTTCATAATTATCGGCGTTGGCGGCGTTTAATGGGGCAATATAAATTACAAATCGACTTTAATAAAATCTCTCTGCGTAATGCCGAGGAAATTAGACTATGGGACTACCATGTGTTGGTAATTCTGATGAAGCGGATGGTCTTATCTCGTGCACAAATCTCGCCAATTATTGAAAGCTTTGTTCATGAAATACTTTTCGATATCATCCAATGTGCAGCTAACGAGCAAATCACATCTTACTGTGATTTTGAAGATGAAATTACACCTGTGATTGCCCTAATCCATGCCGAACAAGCCATTGAGAAAGCTCTGGAAGATTGGATTACATGGCGTAAATTAGGAATTGCTGACTTTTCGCCAAATCTATCGCCTTGGATTAAGAGTCCTGAAAAACTTAAAGAAGAAGCATCAGATTTAACCTATAAAACTTTAATTACGATCCTTAATGGTCGTCAATCACTCCGTGAGTTATCAACATGGATGAAGAAGGATCTGCTCACTCTCGTCAAGTCTCTGATGGCTTATTACCATCGGGGGCTGATCGATCTAGCTGAGGTTTCGGATATCCAAGCTCCGATTCGTGCAATTCCTCTAACTAATAGAGAAGAATCTACAAAATTACTAGGAATAATACAAGAGCGGAAATCCATCTTAGCGCGTCCACTCATTGCCTGTGTGGATGATAGCAATCAAGTATGTGCAACAATTGAGCAGATTGCTACTGGCTTGGGCTTTAGCTTCTTAGGAATTAAAGAATCGGTTAAGGTCTTAACTTTGCTGATTGAACATAAGCCCTCTTTGATTATTTTGGACTTGGTCATGCCGATTGTTAGTGGTTATGAACTTTGTACCCAAATTCGACGTATCCCAGATTTTAAGGATACACCGATTTTAATTTTGACCAGTAATGATTCCCTGATAGATCGGATTAGATCCCATTTGGTCGGTGCTACAGCCTTTATCTCGAAGACATCGGGTAATGAAAAAATTGGTGAGCAAATTAAGAGATATCTACTGAATGCTAAATCTGAGACAGAAGAGAAAATTTTTATTGACGTTCCATCCAGTTAAGGCTTTAGAGTTACCGTGATTTGCGTTCAAACCTAAATCAAGATATTGTTATCTTTAGTCCAGACACCTTAGGATTGCAACTAATATGTTGAATTTAATGTCTCTATTTCCCAAGGATAGCCATAATCGAGAACCTTTATCACAGTCGGCACAACAGTTGTTAAGACAACAGGCTTTTTCTGCAAATCTGCCCAGTCCAATTGTGCAAGATTTTGAAGCAATGATTGATTTTTTGCAACTACACAAAGTTGAAGTGAGCGCAAACCAACATGTGATCGCCCCTAAATATCTTGCCGAAATTAACAGTCGCCTTAGCCACCCCATTACCATTGATTTTCAGCGCCCCAGCCAGAAGTCCTATCCCTATATTCACGGACTTTATTTGCTTTTGAGGGCTTCAGCGATCGCGCAGGTACAACTAGACAAAAAGAAGAATATATTATGCATTGAATCTCAAGTCTTAAACTCATGGCAGGGATTAAGCGCAGTTGAGAAATATTTCAATCTGCTTGCCACATGGATTTACTATGCTAGTGAAGACATTATGGAAGATACAAGACGAGATTTCCCTGAATGGTTCTTTGTGTTTAATACTTGGGATCGGTTACTAAAAGAGGATTTAGACTTTACAGAGGGTACTAAAAACAATGAATGGTTGAGCCGACTAAAGCTCCATAATCTTGCTTTGTTGGATTTGTTTGGATTTGTAGAGCTAGAAGATACAGATCCCTTATTAGGTAAAGGATGGCGGATAATTAAGGTCAAGGCTTTACCTTTTGGTAAGGCAATTATGGAATTGTTGAGTAAAACTAATTGGAAAAAGGGACTGATTGGTGAATCGGATAATGAGTTTCTAAAACTGTTAGCAGAAGAGGCTAATCAAAATCTAAACTTAGATATTGTCATGCAGCAATCAACTTCTACAGAAATTTTGCAAGAGGAATTTCAAGCACTAGATTTATTTCCTGAATGGGAGAATAATTTGCAGTTACCTGAGCCTGAAGCCCAAGATGGGATCTTTATCTTCAAAGTATCCCTCCAAATCTATATTCAAAAATCTAGGGATAAATTTTCTACCGAAACGATCTGGCGCAAGATTACGATTCCTTCTGATCTCACGCTCTATGATTTTAGTTCCGCAATTCTTGAAGCCTTTGATTTTGATAATGATCATCTCCATCAATTCACCTACAAAGATCGTCAAGGCTTTCAAAAGAGTATTTATCATCCTTATACTCAACATGGAGAAGATGATGGCTTTACCGATCAGATTCTCTTGAGAGACTGGCAAATTAATATTGGCGATCGCATTACCTATATATTTGATTTTGGTGACTGGTGGAAATTTAATGTGGTCTTAGAAAGTATTGAAGAACCTGATCCTAAGCTCAAAAAGCCCAAGGTAATCGAGCAAAAGGGTAAATCTCCAGCGCAATATCCTAATGATGACTATTGACAGGGTTAATTCATGAATTGTCTCTATTTTGACGGCATATTTCTAGTCGATAAAGCACTATATCCACTAAATTAAACCCTTCCCAAAAAAACAGACTCGGTAAATGTCCAAGTGGAGCCGTGATCGCAAAGATTAGATTTTCATATTTGCGCCAGACCTTTGGCGAAAAGCTAAGATTGAGCCAGCGGGGTCTGCGCCATCCAACGCGATCGCTAAACTTCTCATAGATATTTGCAAATTCCCAATAGGTAGATTCTTCATAAGTCAGCCTGCCACCGAGACGCTTCCAAATTTGCTTCTGAGTGCTCCAGCCAAAGCGCTGATTACTAAACTCTATCCATGCTTGATCGATCGCTATCCAAACATCACAGGTAATATTATCGATATCATCGGCAGTAATCTCAGCAATTTTATGTTTATTCGCAAGTTCCAAAATGATTTTATTTGTAAGGCGATCTCCTTCTTGCCATTGACCTAAACTAAGTAATTCTTGCAGTTGTTTAATTTGGATATAAGCTTGAGAATAACTTTGAATATAGGAACTAGAACGAGGAGCGATCTCACTAACTAAAGATAGATTTAAAGATCGTAAATCTTGCAATACTTCATTCGCAGAACGATAACGATTGGCAATTGCTCTAGCTAAGAGGCGATCAAGAATATTTGCCAAATGACTAGAAATCGGAGTTTGCAACTTCTCGCGCCAAATCCAGCGATCGCTAACATCGTCATACAAATCAAAAGGTGAAATCCCCGTTAATAAATGAATACAAGTTACTCCCAAACTATAGAGATCACTTTGAGGGACAGCCTTTCCTTTAGCTTGCTCAGGAGCCACATATTCTGCACTTCCGATTAAAGTTCCTGTGCGATTTGCGGTATCGGTAGTAAAAGCTTTGGCTGCACCAAAATCAACTAAGACGAGATTGGGGATTGGGGATTGGGGATTGAGGATTAGGGATTGGATTTTTCTTTTTTTCTTTTTTTCTTTTTTCTTTTTCCTGACAATATTGTCTGGCTTGATATCGCGATGGATGACTTGGCGATCATGGATGAATTGGAGAACAGGGAGAATATTTTCTAGGAGTTGATAAATCTTGGTTTCGCTAAAGATGCCTTGGCTCTGCAACTCGTTATAGAGATTTTCGCCTTCGATCAGTTCTTGGACTAAATAGAGATATCCTTCTTCTTCAAAATAGGCGATTAATTCGGGGATCTGCGGATGCGAACCGAGAGCTTTGAGCTGAGATGCTTCACTTTCAAATAAGGCGATCGCTTTTTCCATTAATTGTGGCTCTCGAAATTGCGGCAAGAATTGCTTGATCGCGCAGGGTTGCCCCAATCGCCCGTAATCAACTGCTCGAAAAGTTCGTCCCATTCCGCCCTGCCCAATTAAAGCGATCGCCTCATATAAACCCCTAAGTTGCAAATTTTTACCGCAATTCATGCAAAATCTGCATCCTTCAGGATTATTTGGCTTCTGACAGCTAGGGTTGAGGCAGTAGGGCATATTTCCGACGGTAGATTTACATTTGTTTACAGGAAATGTAAAATTTTATTAATAAATATCAAGTTATCACTTATTAAACTTCTGTAGGAAGGCAACTCATCATGGTATCTACACCAACCAAGACCTCAATTAGCGATAACAAAACTTCCGAAGCAGTTACCCCAGTCGGTCTTAATGTAAATCCTACAGGGGCAGGCGTATTTGGTTTCAGTAACTTTGCTGAAACTTGGAACGGACGCATGGCAATGATCGGCTTAGTCGCTGGTTTTGCGAATGAAGTGATTACAGGCAAAGGTATTCTCGCCCAAGTTGGCATTACAGGTGGCATAAGCGTTTTATTTGCTCTATTTTTTGTAGGCTTCACCATTGCTACCTTGCTCGGATACTACACAGTTAAAGCAACTAGAAACCCTTAAAAAACACTAAAGGTAGTGCTGTATAGCGGTTTTCATTTTGCCGTAGGCAAAATGAAAACTCAAAACTCTTAATGGGACTGATTTTTTGTTTTCAAATGAGTGTGTACTCATTTGAAAACTGCTATAAAGTAATTTTTAGTTGTATGACTACCCCACAAAAAAAGTGGTGCAATGCACCACTTTTTTTATGGTTTTTTATTGCTATAATTCTGAAAACGATTATCATTTTTTTTGAGCAATCTATGCTTGAAGTGTACAACCTATCTGTGAAATATCGCGAAGTGACCGCACTATCGAATGTTTCCTTTAGCCTTAGTTCTGGGTCATTAGTGGGATTGATCGGGGCTAATGGTGCAGGTAAAAGCACATTACTTAAAGCAATGCTGGAATTAATTCCTGCTCAAAGCGGTCAGGTTTTTTATCACGAACATCCTCTCAAACAGCAACGTCACAAAGTTGCCTATCTACCACAGCGCTCGCAAATTGATTGGGACTATCCTGTGACCGTGTGGAATGTGGTGATGATGTCACGGACAATGCACAGTGGTTGGTTTGGTCGGACAAGCCATCAGTCGCAGGAAATTGTTAAGCAAGCCTTAGAGAGAGTTGAGCTTTATGATTTACGCGATCGCCCGATTAAAAATCTTTCAGGTGGACAGCAGCAAAGGGTATTTTTGGCGCGAGCTTTGGCACAACAGGCAGATATTTTGTTATTGGATGAGCCTTTGACTGCCGTTGATAAAAAGACTGAGGCGCTAATGTGGCGTATATACAACGAATTAAGACAAGAGGGCAAAACCTTACTAATTAGCTGTCATGAATGGGGCAGTACCCTTGATCGCTACGATCAGTTGTTATTGCTGAATTGTCATTTAGTC includes:
- a CDS encoding DUF3352 domain-containing protein codes for the protein MSKSSRINKSAQKKQSTLIYLGIGAAVVSAGAGGAYFYFAQRSQATKGILGAAAVIPQEAQVVMAFNTKSEPWNKLAQFGTPASQKLLGEGITKSPLNSLLVQSKTEYSRDVQPWLEGYIMTALVPNATQPQAPAATLVIAPTRDRGKSEAFLSKYREALTQQGARFTPKQYKDFTYYESPTRDPNNSVVTADIGGQYVAIATSPKLIQQAIDTYKGNYPSLAKKPIFAEIYGSANQTKIVEPLLQVYLDGEVALEFIGSQAKLNLNESAIIQSRRELDAMTLTGGTQKEGLRFEINTYLKNDNSIPLANNEAKVLNLLPQETFLLVSGVNLYQSWQSLVTQAKGNASSSQLIDQIRKGVKDATKLDLDQDILKWMNGEFAIAAIPNNQGILVSPGFGFVAIAQASDQNAAQTALNKIDKAAQSSSGLLPKGVELKQKQIGDKSVVTWSIANTNVATRGTLDNNFVFWAMGDLADTFVPKPTNSLPASSPFQILTTGLPKSNGGYFYLNMTTALTLADRLLPPEVKTNPNFTEIRAVLDAINGIAVTSTNVDSKTTRLDFLFTLKPTPGN
- a CDS encoding response regulator, with protein sequence MNTDNLEFYSLVEQLRGYGRKQFTGKLELHSIKGYKWSIYYCHGRLVWASGGVHNYRRWRRLMGQYKLQIDFNKISLRNAEEIRLWDYHVLVILMKRMVLSRAQISPIIESFVHEILFDIIQCAANEQITSYCDFEDEITPVIALIHAEQAIEKALEDWITWRKLGIADFSPNLSPWIKSPEKLKEEASDLTYKTLITILNGRQSLRELSTWMKKDLLTLVKSLMAYYHRGLIDLAEVSDIQAPIRAIPLTNREESTKLLGIIQERKSILARPLIACVDDSNQVCATIEQIATGLGFSFLGIKESVKVLTLLIEHKPSLIILDLVMPIVSGYELCTQIRRIPDFKDTPILILTSNDSLIDRIRSHLVGATAFISKTSGNEKIGEQIKRYLLNAKSETEEKIFIDVPSS
- a CDS encoding plasmid pRiA4b ORF-3 family protein, with amino-acid sequence MLNLMSLFPKDSHNREPLSQSAQQLLRQQAFSANLPSPIVQDFEAMIDFLQLHKVEVSANQHVIAPKYLAEINSRLSHPITIDFQRPSQKSYPYIHGLYLLLRASAIAQVQLDKKKNILCIESQVLNSWQGLSAVEKYFNLLATWIYYASEDIMEDTRRDFPEWFFVFNTWDRLLKEDLDFTEGTKNNEWLSRLKLHNLALLDLFGFVELEDTDPLLGKGWRIIKVKALPFGKAIMELLSKTNWKKGLIGESDNEFLKLLAEEANQNLNLDIVMQQSTSTEILQEEFQALDLFPEWENNLQLPEPEAQDGIFIFKVSLQIYIQKSRDKFSTETIWRKITIPSDLTLYDFSSAILEAFDFDNDHLHQFTYKDRQGFQKSIYHPYTQHGEDDGFTDQILLRDWQINIGDRITYIFDFGDWWKFNVVLESIEEPDPKLKKPKVIEQKGKSPAQYPNDDY
- a CDS encoding serine/threonine-protein kinase → MPYCLNPSCQKPNNPEGCRFCMNCGKNLQLRGLYEAIALIGQGGMGRTFRAVDYGRLGQPCAIKQFLPQFREPQLMEKAIALFESEASQLKALGSHPQIPELIAYFEEEGYLYLVQELIEGENLYNELQSQGIFSETKIYQLLENILPVLQFIHDRQVIHRDIKPDNIVRKKKKEKKKKRKIQSLILNPQSPIPNLVLVDFGAAKAFTTDTANRTGTLIGSAEYVAPEQAKGKAVPQSDLYSLGVTCIHLLTGISPFDLYDDVSDRWIWREKLQTPISSHLANILDRLLARAIANRYRSANEVLQDLRSLNLSLVSEIAPRSSSYIQSYSQAYIQIKQLQELLSLGQWQEGDRLTNKIILELANKHKIAEITADDIDNITCDVWIAIDQAWIEFSNQRFGWSTQKQIWKRLGGRLTYEESTYWEFANIYEKFSDRVGWRRPRWLNLSFSPKVWRKYENLIFAITAPLGHLPSLFFWEGFNLVDIVLYRLEICRQNRDNS
- a CDS encoding chlorophyll A-B binding protein, producing the protein MVSTPTKTSISDNKTSEAVTPVGLNVNPTGAGVFGFSNFAETWNGRMAMIGLVAGFANEVITGKGILAQVGITGGISVLFALFFVGFTIATLLGYYTVKATRNP
- a CDS encoding metal ABC transporter ATP-binding protein; translation: MLEVYNLSVKYREVTALSNVSFSLSSGSLVGLIGANGAGKSTLLKAMLELIPAQSGQVFYHEHPLKQQRHKVAYLPQRSQIDWDYPVTVWNVVMMSRTMHSGWFGRTSHQSQEIVKQALERVELYDLRDRPIKNLSGGQQQRVFLARALAQQADILLLDEPLTAVDKKTEALMWRIYNELRQEGKTLLISCHEWGSTLDRYDQLLLLNCHLVASGTPRQVLTPANIQSAYGGAIAPSTHDDHSEELLFC